A single region of the Sulfitobacter geojensis genome encodes:
- a CDS encoding UvrD-helicase domain-containing protein: MLELIIGAAIIGGIGSFLGDDKKRQPSSSVLRRTPNKAEQPKLPSIDSDSEFSEWRNEWEPIVNWSEWIPKNLASEIAQEFPPYENGGSLEKPNASQGASIALDIIASSRLNRCEEALRLEFVRHNSSFLISQKEKLIDFFSSVESNPLTDEQMDCCICMDDAVQIVAAAGSGKTSTIVARVGYALKEGLAQPEEILILAFNKSVKVELEARIKERLSDVENVERINVMTFNAFGLEVIGKSTRRKPRLADWVESSRDVQAISDIVEDLRQRDPRFRLDWDMFRTVYGRDIGEWESIKQPRSDATGQGSIQTADGKYVKSQEERMICDFLFYHGVQYEYERPYEHDTVTEEYSQYHPDFYYPRIRLYHEHFALNEEEKAPTHFSVDYVSGVQWKRTLHDEKETQLFETTSHGLRNGDDIDRLRLELEQHGEILEFDVSRPSPGQKPIPTKQLASTIRAFQQHVKSNGLSHQDLHNSITKLERSHRERLSRFVRLYERVADEWQRRLKSEESVDFDDMLLAAIHHIESGTFKSPYKMVLADEFQDVSQAKLRLLKALKESAESSLNLCVVGDDWQGINRFAGADITVMTGFEKTFPSATQLTLSKTFRCPQVLCDASSEFIQKNPKQIKKTVESTNNYKTPPLHVFAAETVSSAMDCLERHLKQLFVAAKTGDLDMQNGKKVTVMLVGRYHKDKPTSLNAWQRTFGDQLDLSFSTAHASKGLEADYVMLLNVTEGLMGFPSQIVDDPVLQLAMPEPDDFPLAEERRLFYVALTRARRQTRVYTLQDKPSRFVIELAKDGYTEIKNDTTTLKICPKCGNGTLSQKSGRYGPFEACSAHPECDYTKGLLSFSSSKAASVQSVRLKEPVTEGTTCPTCSQGTMVVRSGQNNQPFLGCSSFPKCRTTASRDAIENANRSN; this comes from the coding sequence ATGTTAGAATTGATAATCGGTGCTGCTATCATCGGCGGGATAGGCTCGTTTCTCGGAGATGATAAAAAACGGCAACCATCGAGTTCTGTGCTCCGTAGAACGCCTAACAAAGCAGAGCAACCAAAGCTGCCTTCTATTGACAGTGATTCAGAGTTTTCGGAGTGGCGCAACGAATGGGAGCCTATCGTCAACTGGAGCGAATGGATCCCGAAAAACTTAGCATCTGAGATTGCTCAGGAATTTCCGCCCTATGAAAATGGAGGCTCGTTAGAAAAGCCAAACGCTTCGCAGGGCGCTTCAATAGCATTAGATATAATTGCTAGTTCACGCTTAAACAGGTGCGAAGAAGCTCTGCGTTTGGAGTTTGTACGTCACAATTCCAGTTTTCTAATTAGCCAGAAAGAAAAACTGATCGACTTTTTCTCCTCGGTCGAAAGCAACCCTTTGACAGATGAGCAAATGGACTGCTGTATCTGCATGGATGATGCAGTTCAAATTGTTGCAGCTGCCGGATCTGGGAAAACCTCCACTATAGTTGCACGTGTTGGATATGCGTTAAAAGAAGGCCTCGCTCAGCCTGAAGAGATCCTGATACTTGCTTTCAATAAGTCCGTGAAAGTGGAACTGGAAGCACGCATCAAAGAACGCCTCAGCGACGTAGAAAATGTCGAACGCATCAACGTAATGACTTTTAATGCTTTTGGTCTTGAAGTGATCGGGAAAAGCACAAGGCGTAAACCCAGATTGGCGGATTGGGTTGAGTCTAGCAGAGACGTTCAAGCGATTTCAGATATTGTGGAAGACCTGCGACAGCGAGATCCTCGCTTCAGACTAGACTGGGATATGTTCAGGACAGTCTACGGGCGTGATATTGGGGAGTGGGAAAGCATCAAACAACCTCGCTCCGACGCGACCGGCCAAGGCAGCATTCAAACTGCAGACGGAAAGTACGTGAAAAGCCAAGAAGAGCGGATGATTTGCGACTTTCTTTTCTATCACGGTGTTCAATATGAATACGAACGCCCATACGAACACGACACTGTCACTGAAGAATATTCACAGTATCATCCTGATTTCTATTATCCCCGTATCAGGCTCTATCACGAGCACTTTGCACTGAATGAAGAAGAAAAAGCTCCGACGCATTTTTCAGTCGACTATGTTTCAGGAGTCCAATGGAAAAGAACGCTGCACGACGAAAAAGAGACACAACTCTTTGAGACCACATCTCACGGCTTACGAAATGGCGACGACATTGATCGCTTAAGGTTGGAGCTGGAGCAGCACGGCGAGATCCTTGAATTTGATGTGAGCCGCCCGTCGCCTGGGCAAAAGCCCATCCCAACAAAACAGTTGGCCTCCACAATCCGCGCGTTTCAACAGCACGTTAAAAGCAATGGCCTAAGCCATCAGGATCTCCACAACTCAATTACCAAGCTTGAACGAAGTCACCGCGAACGCCTGAGCCGTTTTGTGAGGCTTTACGAGAGGGTTGCTGATGAGTGGCAGCGGCGTTTGAAATCGGAAGAAAGTGTCGATTTTGACGATATGTTGCTGGCCGCAATCCACCACATCGAGAGCGGCACATTCAAAAGCCCATATAAAATGGTTCTAGCGGACGAATTTCAGGACGTGTCGCAAGCAAAGCTCCGACTTCTCAAGGCTTTGAAAGAAAGTGCTGAATCGTCTTTAAACCTGTGTGTCGTCGGCGATGACTGGCAAGGCATCAACCGCTTTGCGGGGGCAGACATCACCGTCATGACGGGTTTCGAAAAAACATTTCCGAGCGCGACGCAACTGACTTTGAGCAAGACCTTTCGATGTCCCCAAGTACTGTGCGACGCATCCAGCGAGTTCATTCAGAAGAACCCAAAACAGATCAAAAAAACTGTCGAATCCACAAATAATTATAAGACGCCGCCGTTACATGTATTCGCAGCCGAGACGGTGAGCTCCGCGATGGATTGCCTAGAGAGGCACTTGAAACAACTATTTGTTGCTGCAAAGACTGGCGATCTCGACATGCAGAACGGCAAGAAGGTTACCGTCATGCTCGTGGGAAGGTACCACAAAGACAAGCCCACAAGCCTCAATGCATGGCAACGAACATTCGGTGATCAACTCGACCTCAGCTTTTCGACGGCGCACGCTTCGAAAGGCTTGGAAGCTGACTACGTGATGCTGCTCAATGTGACCGAAGGTCTGATGGGTTTTCCCAGTCAAATTGTTGATGATCCGGTGCTGCAGTTGGCGATGCCAGAGCCCGATGATTTTCCTTTAGCCGAGGAGCGCCGCCTATTCTATGTGGCGCTGACGCGCGCCCGTCGTCAAACACGTGTCTATACCTTGCAAGACAAACCTTCACGGTTTGTTATCGAGCTTGCAAAGGATGGCTATACCGAGATCAAGAACGACACTACCACGCTGAAGATCTGCCCAAAATGTGGCAACGGTACACTCAGCCAGAAATCTGGTAGGTATGGCCCATTCGAAGCCTGCAGCGCGCACCCCGAATGTGACTACACCAAAGGGCTTTTGTCTTTTAGCTCCAGTAAAGCCGCGTCAGTTCAATCCGTTCGACTGAAAGAACCCGTAACCGAAGGCACTACATGCCCAACCTGCAGTCAGGGAACAATGGTTGTTAGAAGCGGGCAGAATAATCAGCCGTTTCTTGGTTGTTCGTCGTTTCCGAAATGCCGTACAACTGCGTCGCGAGATGCCATAGAAAACGCGAACCGAAGTAACTAA
- a CDS encoding TrmO family methyltransferase domain-containing protein — protein sequence MIAVVDGRGVREGEVQLGFDPAERINAGVTFIGHIRSQWSRGDSPRNTTQGREAGGGNARIELLASYSAGLQGLEIWQPIWVLYWMDRGPRDLVVQSPRHLPEPRGVFSLRSPVRPKPIAMSAAIITSIDHETGIVGIDTTDAFDRTPVVDIKPWIAGIDVPPTS from the coding sequence GTGATCGCAGTGGTCGATGGAAGAGGTGTTCGAGAAGGGGAAGTCCAGCTTGGCTTTGACCCTGCAGAGCGGATCAACGCAGGTGTGACTTTTATCGGCCATATCCGGTCGCAGTGGTCGCGGGGAGACAGCCCGCGCAATACTACCCAGGGGCGAGAAGCCGGTGGTGGGAATGCCCGCATCGAGCTTTTGGCTAGTTACTCGGCAGGGCTTCAAGGTTTGGAAATATGGCAGCCCATCTGGGTGCTTTATTGGATGGACCGTGGGCCGCGCGATCTGGTCGTTCAATCTCCCCGGCACTTGCCGGAACCGCGCGGTGTGTTTTCGCTGCGTTCGCCAGTTCGGCCAAAACCTATAGCGATGTCTGCTGCGATTATCACATCGATTGACCATGAGACCGGGATAGTCGGGATAGATACAACGGATGCATTTGATCGCACACCAGTGGTGGATATCAAGCCCTGGATAGCAGGGATCGACGTGCCGCCAACTAGTTGA
- a CDS encoding sensor histidine kinase, which produces MSETKLNENFFLQIMETSQLEIAPAEQKILEILREQFNLAACSMYSLNVSKTGLVLRGQVGFRYRNYLDFSLGLDSLAGRVVKNGKPELVHSLKDASGFRDQDLISKYQLTSAVVLPISLRFIADQDFSLSICLYTKNSKDTKRLIENVGSIQTAIDHALSASTNVTLHNLRDQMIEKAMSVSDHYSFLHKALQNLTSAGFEAGSFFLYDERADCLRLAATTGLQDKTVRKADAFYRMNDTEHLTVQSFLQETAKEIDIQEIASSAPKYREATESRFHSAMVTPFFSPNFLGLMSGQKAKCYGVLRLTNKVLSHNSHRKISSFSWEDKLVVDYFLNLCSVVIHMFKKVEAKTSEFERVVHSLENNVLTVLGALHNIDEFAKQKIHFPDYISHSLPNSLAFMQSIHEQVRVFKTRDERELPKIILTQANLFGEVISKLPDYISSVARCYSAPGFKVAIDDFTKAAPSSSMTDHVVEHAYLTIPQILTDVELLLIVFKNLVENSVKYSQTSREAKVRISWCLEEDFVSVCVCDNGIGIPEEDADYIFNETYQAENAMRRRTSGAGIGLYQCRFIMEHLMGSIEYLRDKRDGEYTTCFAVKIPIFGV; this is translated from the coding sequence ATGTCTGAGACAAAGCTCAACGAGAACTTTTTCCTACAGATAATGGAAACCTCTCAGTTGGAGATAGCTCCAGCTGAGCAAAAGATATTGGAGATTTTACGGGAGCAATTCAACCTGGCCGCATGCTCGATGTATTCACTCAACGTATCTAAAACTGGGCTGGTTTTGCGCGGTCAAGTGGGGTTTCGTTACAGGAACTACCTCGACTTTTCTCTTGGACTGGATTCTTTAGCGGGAAGAGTTGTAAAAAATGGCAAGCCTGAACTCGTTCATTCATTGAAGGACGCTTCGGGATTTCGTGATCAAGACTTGATTTCGAAATACCAGCTAACTTCGGCAGTCGTGCTTCCTATCTCGTTGCGATTTATCGCTGATCAGGATTTTTCTCTTTCTATCTGCCTTTATACCAAGAACTCGAAAGACACAAAGCGTTTGATTGAAAATGTTGGTAGCATCCAAACGGCCATTGATCATGCGTTAAGTGCTTCGACAAATGTCACCTTGCATAACTTACGTGATCAAATGATCGAGAAAGCTATGTCAGTTTCTGATCACTACAGCTTTCTACACAAAGCCTTGCAAAACTTAACCTCAGCAGGATTCGAAGCGGGATCGTTTTTTTTGTATGATGAACGTGCCGATTGTTTGCGGTTGGCAGCGACCACTGGTCTTCAGGACAAGACAGTTCGAAAGGCCGATGCGTTTTATCGAATGAATGATACTGAGCATCTAACAGTACAATCGTTTTTGCAGGAAACGGCAAAAGAAATTGACATTCAGGAAATAGCCAGTTCGGCACCTAAATATCGAGAAGCAACAGAGAGTCGATTTCATTCCGCAATGGTAACACCATTCTTCTCGCCCAACTTTCTAGGACTGATGTCGGGACAGAAAGCCAAATGTTATGGAGTCCTTAGGCTAACAAACAAAGTGTTATCACACAACTCGCATAGAAAGATCTCCAGCTTTTCCTGGGAAGACAAACTAGTCGTCGACTATTTCTTAAACCTATGCAGCGTTGTTATTCACATGTTCAAAAAAGTTGAGGCGAAAACAAGTGAGTTTGAACGTGTTGTTCATAGTTTGGAGAATAATGTTCTGACTGTTCTAGGTGCGCTGCACAACATCGATGAATTTGCAAAGCAAAAAATTCATTTTCCGGACTATATATCTCACTCACTGCCAAATTCCTTGGCGTTCATGCAAAGCATCCACGAGCAAGTACGTGTGTTTAAGACGCGTGACGAAAGAGAACTTCCGAAGATCATTCTTACTCAGGCGAATCTTTTTGGGGAAGTAATTTCGAAATTACCTGACTACATTTCTTCAGTAGCGCGATGCTATTCGGCTCCAGGGTTCAAGGTGGCAATTGATGATTTCACAAAGGCGGCACCCTCCTCGTCAATGACGGATCATGTGGTCGAGCATGCGTATCTGACGATCCCGCAGATTTTGACGGATGTGGAGTTGCTTTTGATCGTCTTTAAGAATTTGGTTGAAAATTCCGTGAAGTACTCCCAGACTTCTCGAGAAGCTAAGGTCCGGATATCTTGGTGTTTGGAGGAGGACTTCGTCTCTGTCTGCGTATGCGACAATGGAATTGGCATACCGGAAGAAGATGCGGACTACATTTTTAATGAGACGTACCAGGCTGAAAATGCGATGAGGAGGCGAACCAGTGGCGCTGGAATTGGATTGTATCAGTGCCGGTTCATCATGGAGCATCTCATGGGCAGTATTGAATACCTGAGAGATAAACGGGACGGAGAGTATACTACGTGTTTTGCAGTCAAAATTCCAATATTTGGTGTCTAG
- a CDS encoding UPF0149 family protein translates to MSSETVDGCLTAICIAPKMIIPDRWLTPVLKEALPDIPAPNMQRFLDVLLHRFIATLANLSDPVDLERIFRSMSTAGRRDWSQGF, encoded by the coding sequence CTGTCATCAGAGACAGTCGATGGCTGCCTTACCGCAATTTGCATCGCTCCGAAGATGATCATACCTGATCGCTGGCTGACGCCGGTGCTGAAAGAAGCACTCCCCGATATACCCGCGCCCAACATGCAACGGTTTCTTGATGTGCTGTTGCACCGCTTTATCGCGACGCTCGCGAACTTGTCTGACCCTGTGGATTTGGAGCGCATTTTCAGAAGCATGAGCACCGCTGGCCGGCGTGACTGGTCACAAGGATTTTAA